One genomic segment of uncultured Desulfobacter sp. includes these proteins:
- a CDS encoding KamA family radical SAM protein, with product MSTWPYEKLYNIEVFKEESKRLLDGIARCRTIEAVRATLLRRTTKIFRSHFNGETPPAHELIRMRDCSMALMNIFSERSEARIDFSIVNAFWDIAKGRARQDLKPGFYAEMINWIRGLERRANFQFLVDYSKHDSATNRQKSIERSNDLDDLWESIDKRIKRYKDGLTQESIIKRQERRDKIIKSVGGKPGDWDNWKWQVRNIFTDPDRLLMLASLNQDQAQTIKTALKGRLPFGLTPYYLSLMDNKPGQNDRAIRAQVFPSEQYVNTMLSNREKGRHSFDFMLESDTSPVDRITRRYPGIAILKPVYTCPQICVYCQRNWEIEQVMAPGSFAVESEINSTVSWIKEHPAIREVLITGGDPFIMGDRKIESLLSKLAAIPHVDLIRIGTRTLVTMPMRTTDRLAELLGKFREPGRRDIAVMTHIEHVYEITPETVSAVNKLKRQGISVYNQLVYTFYVSRRFESTSLRLLLRRIGIDPYYTFMPKGKAETMEYQVPLARILQEQKEEARLVPGLRRTDEAVFNVPGLGKNYVRALQHRDLITVLPDGRRVYEFHPWEMNLGICQTYIHKDMAILDYLNRLAEIGEKPDDYDSIWFFI from the coding sequence ATGTCAACATGGCCATATGAAAAATTATATAATATCGAGGTATTTAAAGAAGAATCAAAAAGGCTTCTTGATGGAATCGCCCGTTGCAGAACAATAGAAGCAGTACGCGCAACTTTGCTGCGCAGAACCACGAAAATATTTCGTTCACATTTCAATGGTGAAACCCCGCCGGCTCATGAACTTATCAGAATGCGGGACTGCAGCATGGCTTTGATGAATATTTTTTCAGAACGTTCGGAAGCTCGAATCGATTTCAGTATTGTCAATGCATTCTGGGATATTGCAAAAGGACGGGCAAGGCAAGATCTGAAGCCGGGTTTTTATGCTGAAATGATTAATTGGATTAGAGGGCTTGAAAGACGAGCAAATTTTCAATTCCTGGTGGATTATTCAAAACATGACAGCGCAACAAATAGACAAAAGTCAATTGAGCGATCCAATGATTTGGACGACCTATGGGAAAGTATCGATAAACGAATAAAAAGATATAAAGATGGTCTTACACAGGAATCCATTATCAAGAGACAAGAGCGGCGGGATAAAATTATCAAGAGTGTTGGCGGAAAGCCGGGTGATTGGGATAACTGGAAGTGGCAGGTGCGGAATATTTTTACAGATCCGGATCGTTTACTCATGCTGGCTTCATTAAACCAGGATCAGGCCCAAACTATCAAAACAGCATTGAAAGGCCGGCTGCCATTCGGCCTGACACCCTATTACCTTTCACTGATGGATAACAAACCCGGACAAAATGATCGGGCCATACGGGCTCAAGTTTTCCCGTCAGAACAGTATGTGAATACGATGTTGTCAAATCGTGAAAAGGGGAGACACTCCTTTGATTTTATGTTGGAGTCTGACACTTCACCGGTGGATCGTATCACGAGAAGATATCCTGGAATAGCTATTTTAAAACCGGTTTATACATGCCCTCAAATATGTGTTTACTGTCAGCGCAATTGGGAAATTGAACAAGTAATGGCCCCGGGTTCGTTTGCGGTTGAATCGGAGATAAATTCTACCGTGAGCTGGATAAAAGAACATCCGGCCATCCGCGAGGTGCTGATCACAGGAGGAGACCCCTTTATCATGGGTGACAGGAAAATTGAGTCCCTGTTAAGCAAGCTTGCAGCGATTCCTCATGTTGATTTAATCCGCATCGGCACTCGCACACTTGTCACGATGCCGATGCGGACTACCGACCGTTTGGCAGAACTGCTGGGTAAATTCCGTGAACCGGGACGGCGAGATATTGCTGTTATGACCCATATTGAGCACGTTTACGAGATTACACCAGAGACAGTATCTGCAGTTAATAAACTAAAGCGCCAAGGTATTAGTGTGTATAACCAATTGGTTTACACCTTTTATGTATCACGAAGATTCGAAAGTACATCCTTGAGATTATTGCTGCGCCGTATCGGTATTGACCCCTATTATACCTTTATGCCCAAAGGAAAGGCCGAGACCATGGAATATCAGGTGCCGCTTGCTCGTATACTGCAGGAACAGAAAGAGGAAGCAAGACTTGTTCCAGGACTAAGACGCACCGATGAGGCTGTGTTCAATGTACCAGGACTTGGGAAAAACTATGTGCGGGCTTTACAACACCGGGATTTAATAACTGTTCTTCCTGACGGAAGGCGAGTATACGAATTTCATCCTTGGGAGATGAATCTGGGAATTTGTCAAACATATATACATAAAGATATGGCAATCTTGGATTATCTTAACCGCCTTGCCGAAATAGGAGAAAAACCAGATGATTATGACAGTATTTGGTTTTTTATATAA